One window of Nocardia nova SH22a genomic DNA carries:
- a CDS encoding DUF3180 domain-containing protein has product MRPTKVLDLLANVAIAAAVAWVATRWAYSSFPPITALAAASLYPVAAVEAVLAFMIRSRVGDHRIGDGPKQLHPITAARAVALAKASAQVGSLAAGVWLGFLIWVFPQRGTIRAAASDTPGAIVGLVAGLVLVAAALWLEYCCRAPHEPPDEPATS; this is encoded by the coding sequence ATGCGACCGACGAAGGTCCTGGATCTGCTCGCGAATGTCGCGATCGCGGCGGCGGTGGCGTGGGTCGCCACCCGCTGGGCGTATTCCAGCTTTCCGCCGATCACCGCGCTCGCCGCGGCCTCGCTGTATCCGGTGGCGGCGGTGGAGGCGGTGCTGGCCTTCATGATTCGTTCCCGCGTCGGGGACCACCGCATCGGTGACGGTCCGAAGCAGTTGCATCCGATCACCGCGGCCCGGGCGGTGGCGCTTGCCAAGGCGTCGGCACAGGTGGGCTCGCTGGCGGCGGGCGTGTGGCTGGGCTTCCTGATCTGGGTGTTTCCGCAACGCGGCACCATCCGCGCGGCGGCCTCGGACACCCCCGGCGCGATCGTCGGCCTGGTGGCCGGGCTGGTTCTCGTCGCGGCGGCGCTGTGGCTGGAGTATTGCTGTCGGGCGCCGCATGAACCCCCCGACGAACCCGCTACCTCATAG
- a CDS encoding DUF6779 domain-containing protein has translation MVSPSRSSTSSRQRDNAGKIVVGVLILLGLIASVFLIFSNNVQLVRVGLVAALWAAAVAALAATRYRRDAAVDQAKTRDLQKVYELQLEREITARREYELGVESRVRREVGADAAELAALRGELTVLRESLQRLFDGDLLVDRPALRAEAVRVQELTRATVANGSSQETDTWDAWSSPSAPLHVVSPVFDPDHPEPPMFASPYDDPVTAETAVVTAEPSEAEDDSDAAESARDSSEEKSAEKSKEKEAASAAVDPKSADAEKVDAEKDSADTDRARPSAESGEKSAESEVVAEPAAAVPASSVPRLAPVQPAATMGTAGSRRRRHADADANQPGRKLTVAEIMANLQSEQNGAK, from the coding sequence ATGGTTTCACCCTCCCGTAGCAGTACTTCCTCGCGGCAGCGGGACAACGCGGGAAAAATAGTCGTCGGCGTATTAATTCTGCTCGGTCTGATTGCCAGTGTGTTTCTGATTTTCAGCAACAATGTGCAACTGGTCCGGGTCGGTCTGGTCGCTGCCCTGTGGGCCGCCGCGGTGGCCGCACTGGCCGCGACCCGCTATCGCCGGGATGCGGCCGTTGATCAAGCGAAGACCCGTGACCTGCAGAAGGTGTACGAGTTGCAGCTCGAACGCGAGATCACCGCGCGCCGCGAATACGAACTCGGCGTCGAATCGCGGGTCCGGCGCGAAGTGGGCGCCGACGCGGCCGAGCTGGCGGCGTTGCGCGGTGAGCTCACGGTGTTGCGTGAAAGCCTCCAGCGACTGTTCGACGGCGACCTGTTGGTCGATCGACCGGCGCTGCGCGCCGAGGCGGTGCGGGTGCAGGAGCTCACCCGTGCCACCGTGGCGAACGGTAGCTCGCAGGAAACCGACACCTGGGACGCGTGGAGTTCGCCGTCGGCGCCACTGCATGTGGTGTCTCCGGTCTTCGATCCCGACCATCCCGAACCGCCGATGTTCGCCAGTCCTTACGACGATCCGGTGACGGCGGAGACGGCCGTCGTGACGGCCGAGCCGTCCGAGGCTGAGGATGACTCGGATGCCGCGGAGTCGGCGCGGGATTCGTCGGAGGAGAAGTCGGCCGAGAAGTCGAAGGAGAAGGAGGCCGCGAGCGCGGCGGTGGATCCGAAGTCCGCCGATGCCGAGAAGGTGGACGCCGAGAAGGATTCCGCCGACACCGATCGGGCGCGGCCGTCCGCGGAGTCCGGCGAGAAGTCGGCGGAGAGTGAAGTCGTTGCGGAGCCGGCCGCCGCCGTTCCGGCATCGTCGGTGCCGAGGCTGGCGCCGGTTCAGCCCGCGGCGACCATGGGGACCGCGGGTTCGCGCCGTCGCCGTCACGCCGACGCCGATGCGAATCAGCCGGGCCGCAAGCTCACCGTCGCGGAGATCATGGCCAATCTGCAGTCGGAGCAGAACGGCGCGAAGTAG